One genomic region from Apteryx mantelli isolate bAptMan1 chromosome 7, bAptMan1.hap1, whole genome shotgun sequence encodes:
- the VAX1 gene encoding ventral anterior homeobox 1, producing MFGKQDKMDVRCSSETEPNRVSKNGHKEVKESKGSEGNISTSFLKDQQGTFSASAATEDCNKSKPSSADPDYCRRILVRDAKGSIREIILPKGLDLDRPKRTRTSFTAEQLYRLEMEFQRCQYVVGRERTELARQLNLSETQVKVWFQNRRTKQKKDQGKDSELRSVVSETAATCSVLRLLEQGRLLSPPGLPGLLPPCATGALGSALRGPSLAPGSGGAGAAPAGGSPHPPAASSAAGPPPPAALHGSAAAGHGLFGLPVPTLLGSVAGRLSSAPLAMAGSLAGNLQELSARYLSSSAFEPYSRTNNKESAEKKALD from the exons ATGTTTGGGAAACAAGACAAAATGGACGTTAGATGCAGTTCAGAGACTGAACCTAACCGGGTTTCGAAGAATGGACATAAAGAGGTCAAGGAAAGCAAAGGGTCTGAAGGAAATATTTCTACTTCTTTTTTGAAGGATCAGCAAGGGACTTTTTCTGCCTCTGCAGCTACGGAAGATTGTAATAAAAGTAAACCTAGTTCGGCTGATCCGGACTATTGCAGAAGGATCCTAGTTAGAG ATGCCAAAGGTTCAATCAGAGAGATTATTCTGCCTAAGGGGCTTGATCTGGACCGTCCCAAGCGGACCCGCACCTCCTTCACGGCCGAGCAGCTCTACCGCCTGGAGATGGAGTTCCAGCGGTGCCAGTACGTCGTGGGGCGGGAGCGCACCGAGCTCGCCCGGCAGCTCAATCTCTCCGAGACTCAG GTAAAGGTCTGGTTCCAGAACCGGCGCACCAAGCAGAAAAAGGACCAGGGCAAGGACTCCGAGCTGCGCTCGGTGGTGTCCGAGACCGCCGCCACCTGCAGCGtcctgcggctcctggagcaaggccggCTGCTCTccccgccggggctgcccggcctCCTGCCGCCCTGCGCCACCGGCGCCCTGGGCTCGGCCCTGCgcgggcccagcctggccccgggcagcggcggcgcgggcgcggcgcccgccggcggctccccgcACCCGCCGGCCGccagcagcgcggcggggccgcccccgccggcggcgctgcacggctcggccgccgccgggcacggcctCTTCGGGCTGCCGGTGCCCACGCTGCTGGGCTCGGTGGCCGGCCGGCTCTCCTCCGCGCCCCTGGCCATGGCCGGCTCGCTGGCGGGCAACTTGCAGGAACTGTCGGCCCGCTACCTGAGCTCGTCCGCCTTCGAGCCCTACTCCCGGACCAACAATAAAGAAAGCGCTGAGAAAAAAGCACTGGACTGA